The Halovivax ruber XH-70 genome includes the window TCGTCACCGCCGTCTCGCGACTCGCGTCGCTCCGCCTCCGGCGAAGCACGCTCGATCCGGAGGGTGCTGGTCGTCTCGCGGACGACCCGTCCCCGGATCCCGACCCGACCAGGGTCGTCACTCTCGACGACCCTGACCGAAAGGCCAGTGAGTTCGTGTCGCGGGAGCGTCTCGGGTGTCAGTGGCATGATTATTCTTCGTCGAAGTCGCCTTCTTCTCGCTGGATCGTCTTGATCCGGGCGATCGTCTTGCCGAGTTCGTTGATGCGGCCCGGATCTTCCGGAGCCCCACCGGCTGCGAGGACGGACTTCTGGTTCAGCAGTTCCGTCTCGAGCTCTTCGAGTTCGGCTTCGCGCTCGGCGGGCGTCATGTCGCGGAGTTCCTCGACGTGAACGATCGCCATCAGGCGTCACCTCCCTCGTCTACGTCGTCCTCGTCGCCCTCCATCTCGGCGACGAGCTCCTCGGCCTCGGCTTCGATCTCTTCGTCGAGATCTTCCGTGACCTCGTCGGCAGCGGCCTCGGCGTCGTCGGCGTCTGCCTCGGTTTCGGCTTCGACCGATTCCTCGACGACCTCTTCTTCGATGGCTTCCTCGACGACCTCCTCGTCGAGTTCGGGTTCGGCCTCGGCGTCCTCGGCCGATTCCTCGTCGGCATCCGCTTCGGCTTCGTCTTCCGCAGGCGTGCCTTCAAGCAGTTCCTCGACGCCCTCGTTCGCTTCGACGGCGTCAGGAACGACCGCTTCGGGGTCGAGGCCTTCCTCGACGTGGAAGTCGTCCGGCAGCTCGGCACCCGGCGGGATGATCTTGACGTCCACGCCGATCGTCCCGAGTTTCATGACGGCGACGCCCTGACCGTGGTCGACGACCTCGTCGGCGGGCTCGCCGTTGTGCTTGATGTAGCCACGGTTGAACTTCTCCACGCGCGAGCGTGCGCCCGTGACCTTTCCGGAGAGGACGATCTCGGCACCGAGTGCGCCAGCGTCCATGATCCGGTCGATCGTCGTGTGGCCGGCCTTGCGGAAGTACCAGCCACGCTCTAGGGCGTTGGCCAGTCGGTCCGCGACGATGCGAGCGTTGAGGTCGGGTTCGTCGACCTCCTGGACGTCGATCTGCGGATCTTCGAGGTTGAATCGCTCCTCGAGGGCCGTCGTGACCTTCCGGATGTTCTCACCGCCCTTGCCGATAACCATCCCTGGCTTCTCGGCCTTGAGGACGATCTGCGTTCCCATCGGCGTCTGGGCGACGTCCATGCCGCCGTAGCCGGCGCGACCGAGTTCGTCAGCGAAGAACTCGTCGATCTGTGAGCGGCGCAATCCGTTCTCGATGAACTGGTGTTCGTCTGCCATCAGGCATCACCCTCCATGTCTTCGGTTTCGGCGACGACGATTTCGACGTCGACCTCCGGCGTGTTCCAGGCCGTCGCTCGGCCCATCGCGCGGGGTTTTCGACCCATCGACTCGCCGACCTTGTGGGCGGCGACGTGGGCGATCTCCATCGTCTCGCCGTCGAAGCCCTGGTGGGCCGCGTTGGCGGTGACGTTCTCGAGCAAGTCGAGGAAGGCGTTGCTCGCCTTCTCCGGGTACTTGCCGGCGTCCCAGCCGTCGATGTCCGAACGGTGTCCGGCACCGGTGTTGTGGGACTTGAACGGGATCGAGCGTTCACCCTCGATGACGGCGGCCAGGTACTCCTGGGCGTCACCGACGGTCATGCCCTTGATCTCCCGGGCGATTTCCTTGCTGTGCTTGTGGCTCATGTGACGCTCCCGGAGCATGGCTTTCGCCGTGGAGTCCGGATCCGCGTCGACTGAGTAGTTGATTCCCATTGGACGATCACTTCAGTGGCACGAACTTCGAGGAGCGTGTTGCGCCAATACCGGCCTGTCCGTGTTCGACGGACGTCCGGGTGAGCTGGAACTCGCCCAGGTAGTGACCGATCATCTCGGGCTCGACGCGAACGCGACCGAACTCCTGGCCGTCGTAGACGGCGAAAGTCAGGTCGACGAACTCCGGCAGCACCGGCATGTTGCGCAGGTGCGTCCGGATCGGATCGTTCGCAGTCTCCTCTTCCGTTCGGTTACGGGCCTTCTCGAGCAGCTTCTCCTGCTCCGTCGAGAGCCCGCGTCGGATGCTTCGCCGCTTACGTGCGGGCAGCAGTTCCGCGACCTCGTCGAGCTCCATCTCCTGCAGCTCGTCTAACGTGTGGCCACGGTAGGTGAACTCACCCTCGCGGCCGGTTCGGTACTCCTGGGTCATTTGTTACCACCGCGGCCCGTTCGCCGCGACGAGATGTCGCCCACCTTCCGTCCCGGCGGGGCGTCCCGCGAAACGGACTTCGGGCGACCGGGATGCTGGCGACCGCCGCCACCGAACGGGTGGTCGACGGCGTTCATGGCGACACCACGAACGCGGGGCCACTTCGTCCCCCGTGCGCGCATCTTGTGGTACTTGTTTCCGGCTTTGACCATCGGCTTGTCCGTACGGCCACCGCCGGCCACGACGCCGATCGTCGCGCGGCAGTTGGGATCGAGACGCTTCGTCTCGCCGCTCGGCAGCTGGACGACCGCAGCGTTGCGGTCGTGGGTGATCAGGTCCGCGTTGACGCCCGATGCGCGCGCGAACTTCCCACCGTCGCCGGGCTTGGCCTCGACGTTACAGATCTGAACCCCTTCCGGGATCTCCGAGAGCGGAAGCGTGTTACCGGGCTTGATCTCCGCGGAGATGCCGATCTGCAGTTCTTCGCCGACGGTGATGCCCTCGGGTGCGAGGACGAGGCGCTGATCGCCGTCGTCGAACTCGACGGCGGCGACCGGCGCCGATCGAGCCGGATCGTGCTCGATGTCGACGACCGTCCCGCTGACGAGGTCCGTCTCTTCGGGCTTTTTGTGCTCGAGGTCGGCCTTGTATCGGTGCGACGGTGCGCGGAACGTCGAGGTCCCGCGACCACGTCGCTGTCCCTGAATTCGTCGTCCCATGGTCAGAACACCCCGATTCGCGAGGCGACTTCCTGCGCGTCGTCGTCCTCGCTCAGTGTGACGATCGCTTTCTTCTTTCCGTCCATCTGTATCTGCGTGTTGACGTCCGTGACGGTCACGTCGAACCGCGACTGGACGACCTCACGGATCTCGGGTTTCGCCGCGTCGACGTCGACGACGAACTGGAGCTTGTTCTCGAAGTCCATGTCGTTCATCGCCTTCTCGGTCACGAGCGGGTAGTCGATGATCGAACTCATCGATCGCTCACCTCCGCGAGTGCGGCTTCGGTCCAGACGGTCAGTCGACCCGGATGCGTACCGGGCGCAAGATCCTCGGCGTTTACCTCGGCTGCGGTCGCGACGTCGGCGCCCGCGAGGTTGCGAGCGGCCCGCGACGGACCGGCCTCGCTCGAGGTCACGAAGAGGATCGACTTCGGCTGCTTGTACTTGCGACCGCGGGTCTTACCGCGGCCGGCTCGGACGGAGCGTCCCTCGTCGGCACGCTCGATGTCGGCGTCGAGCCCGGTCCCTTCGAGGAACGAGACGACCTCCCTGGTCTTCTCGAGATCCTCGAACTCGTCGTCGACGACCAGTGGAAGTTCGAGGTCGTCGTCGAACTCGTGACCGCGCTCGGCGACGCGCTCGGCGTCCGCGGTCGCCGCGATGGCACTCCGCGTCGCGAGCTTTCGTTCGTTCGTGTTGATCGACTCGGTGCGGTCGGCCTCGGCTTTCGGCGGGTGGGCCTTCCGTCCACCGACAGCCTGGGGAACGCGACGTGCGCGTCCACCCTGCTGTGGGACGTGAGCCATCCCCCGGCCACTGCCGGGACTCTCCGCCGACGTTCGCTTCCCGGCGAACTCGTCGGCGCCGTAGGCCTGTGTTCGGTTTGCCTGGGCGACGCGTACCGCGCGGGAGATCAAGTCCGGGCGATACTCCGTCTCGAAGATCGCCGGGAGCTCGACCGTGTCCGCCTCGGCGCCGTCCAGGTCGTGTACTGTTGCCTGCATAGATTATCCCTGGTTCGATGCGGTGGAGACGAACCGGACCTCGGGATCGAGGCGCGGCTGGTCTCCGGGTCGGATCGCCGGGCGGAAGCGAATGAGTCGCTGTGATGGCCCGGGGAGCGAACCCTTGATCAACGCGTGCGGGCCGTCGACCTCGCCGTAGTTGACGAAGCCGCCGTCGACCGTCGCGTCGGCGCCGTCGCCGATGGCGAGCAGGCGCTTGTTCAGTTCGGTGCGCTGGTGGTACCCGGTCTGGCCCTGCTGGGGAACCGTCGAGCGAACGCGGCTCGGGTTCCACGGGCCGAGGTTACCGATGCGGCGACGCCAGCCCTGACGGGCGTGCTTGCCTTTGCGCTTCTGGACGCCCCAGCGCTTGACGGGACCCTGGGTGCCCTTTCCTTTCGTGACACCGCTCGCGTCGACGTACTCGCCGGCGCGGAACACGTCGTTCATGACGTGCTCGCCACCGTCGGCCTCGAGCAGATCGAGACCGAACTCGACGCGGTCGTCGACCGAGCCGCCGCCGATGCGCGTCTCCATGACGTCCGGCTTCGTCTTCGGCACGGACTGGATCTCGTCCGGCGTCGTGTACGTGATCGCGCGGACGTCGTCCACACGTCCCGCCTCGAGGGCGGCGGTGAACTCGTCCGCGGCTGCGTCACGGTCGTAGTCGTCGCCAGGCAGGTCGAGTGTGCGTTCGAGCTCGTCGTCGAGCTCGTCCGCCCAGACCTCGGCGACCGGTTGCTGTCCGTATGGCGATTCTTCGTACGCTCGCAGGGCCGCGATGGCCATCGGCGGCGTCTCCACGATGGTGACCGGGACGGTCGTCTCCATCCCTTCGGTCGGCGAGTTGGCCGCGTCGTCGACCGTCACCACGTGGGTCATGCCGGCCTTGTAGCCCGCGAAGCCCTGTAGCGTCGGCTGTCCGTCGTCATCCGGCCACGAACGGAAGCGCGGGACCTCGCTGGTCGCCCGCTTGCGTGGGCCGAATCCGAGTGAGCCTTTGCGTGGTCTATTTGCTTGTGGCATTCTATCACGCTCTCAGTGAGAGGCAAGCGAGGGTGGCGAACATCGCTTCTTCCGTTCGCACCACCTCGCTGCCCTGGTTCGGAACCGTGTTCAGCCAGAGGTCGAACCCCGGATCGCCGCTGGGTTCGACTCCGTCTGCCGTCCCGCCGTCCCCGCTGGACGACGCGCCGGCACGTGACTCCTCGATTCCGAGGATGTCCGGCAGCCCTCTCTCGGGCGCACCGAAGGCGACGGTCATGCCGTCGCGCTCGACGCGTCCGGCCAGTGTCTCGAGTCGCCCGGTGGTGAGTTCCTCACCGTACCGGGACGACGCGATGCGAACACCGGCGTCCTCACGGCCGAGTGCTGCGGAGAGGTCCGTCCGCTCGATCGACAACCCCGCAAGGGGCTCGTCGACGAGCTTCGCCCGGACCGGTCGTCGCGAAGAGATCCTGACGGTCACGCGCTCCCCCTCATCGACCACCATTTTCGGTGGTACGTTGAGGGAGATCGGGTGTTGCAGTCCGCAATTGACCCGGACGCGGCCTTCAGGTCCGACCTCGGTCACGATCCCTCGTCTTAACGACCCCGAACCGTTCGATTCGGAGCCGGTCCGTGATGAAGCGCGGAGCGGCGGCAGGACGCCCACGTACTCCAGTTCGTCCCGCTTGCCCCACGCCTCGGTTTTGAGGTACGGGGGCGTTGCGGCGTATCGCAGCACGGTTTCGACGAACCCGCCGTCGAATCGACCCGTTTCGCCGTCCCCGTCGGGGAAGACGATCAGGCGGTCGGCCCGGAAGATCGTCGCCGCACGGGCGACGTATCCGAGTTTGCGAGTTGCCTCGCGTTTGTCCTCGGCTTCACGGGCTATCGACGACGGCACGAGTACGCTGACGGTCATACCGTAGCGCTTCGGCGCCTCGTCACTAGACTGTAGCGATTCATTGCGGACAGGGTCTTAAAAGCATGGCGAAACGATTCGGGCCTGTGACGGCCTCACACCCACGAAAACGTGATAGACAGCGACAGGGTACCCACGAGGGAATTGTCAGCCTGAGAAGGAGATCCCGATATATTGCATTTTCCGGGCGCACACGCGCCAACTCCTCCACCAACGACAACCGTGACACGGCGTGGCGAAACGCCCGCCTTTCGCAACCCTTATACCCCCATCGGCGATTAGATGAGAGTGCAACAGGGCGCTGGTAGTGTAGTGGTATCACGTGACCTTGCCATGGTCACAACCTGGGTTCAAATCCCAGCCAGCGCACTTCTACGGTGAACAACCCTCCCGAGCACCGCGTAGCGTGTGCTCGGAACCCGTGAGCCATAGAAGTCGCCCTGGATTTGAACGAGAGAAGTCGCAGCCCGCACAGCGAACGGAGTGAGCGAGCAGGACCGTCTTCGCGTTGTTCAAATCCCAGCCAGCGTTCTTTTCCGAACCCAACTCCCATGAGCACTGCTACGCAGTGCGAACACCCGGGTTCGGAAAATCGCCCTGGGTTTGAATCAGACCAGTCGCGCGCAGCGAAGCGAGCACGTCTGGGCGTGGTTCAAATCCCAGCCAGCGCATCTCCGTAAGATACAAACCCTTTTTAAATCGAGCCTCTGAGACTTGGGTTCATCGAATTAAGCTTCCCCCCTACCACGTTATTTCCACATAGCGACGTCCTGCCCTCATCGAGGCTATTGCACTGGCCTACTTTCTCGATCTTACCCAATTCCCTTGGCTACCGCTCGATTCTCGTTCGCGCCATCCACGGGTGGATTCATCTCACTTAGTTCGGGATCCCGAGGTTAGCCCACTGTAACCCTCGTACCCCTATGACCTCTATCCAACAGGAACGAAACTCAAGCAAATGTTACACTAACTATACTTAGTCGTGGAGAATAGCGATCATGTGGGTTGGTAACAATGGCCAAGAAATCTCCAAATGCGAATTGCTACCAATGTGGGAAAGCACTGGAGGAGACCGCACAGTTTTGCCCAAATTGTGGGGCAGATCAGACCGTTTCACGCACCGACCAGGCCAATACCGAACGAAAAAGCGGATCCAACGAGGGTGAAGCAGAAATCCGTAATGATGGATCTAGTTCGTCAAAGGAGAAGAAAATTACAATCGGTCGCATACTCGCTTGGATTATCGCACCGTTGGTTATCCTCGTTGGGTTAGCGATGATTCAAACGGATCCAGTCGCTGGCGCGATTGTGGTAGCGGTTGGTATATTTGCTCTCCCAACAACCCGAGGTCGAATCAGAGAAGATTATGACTTAACATTTTCACGTTGGGTCGTCCTTGGCGTGGTGGTCATTGGATTAGCCATAGCAGGCGGACTCGTAGGTCAAGATGGGGTTGAGCCAGAATCAAATGTAGATGATGCAGGCCCTTCTGCGGCTGAAGCTGAACCAGCTACTGACGATACGGTAACGGACGCCGAGGAGGGAGTCGAAGGCAACCAGATACGTGTCCGCTACGACGGCGAGTGGTCAGGTGCCATCGGTGAAGAAGGTGCCACCCGCAGTGTCGATGGCAACGGAGATGACACGCTCGACGTAGCCGACGATGCAATGATCATCAGCGCAACGATTCAAAAAGAAGACGATTCAAATACCGAACTCACTGTACAGATCCTCGAAGACGGAGAGGTTGTAGCGGAACAAAGTACGACCAGCGAATTTGGGGTAGTCAGCGTCACTCACGGGCCGTAGTTCATTCGGCTCGGCCAGTCGTTTTCGGTACCCTCTTTTGCTACACACCGCCATAAGAGATCCACCACTTTCTATACTTATTCTGGAGTTGCACGTACGTTCGACTATGGAGACCAATTTATTTCGTGAATGACCCCCGACTCGTGTACACGTCCCTGAAAATGCGCCCGCCCAACTGCCGGTGAGTAACAACCGTTCATTCCTGGATCAACACTTCCCGGACGATTCTCCCTCGTAGAGGGCGTTCCTCACCTCTACAAGACGAAGTTGGCACGGATTCTGTTACAGATCGTCGGGTGAGAAGATTAGCCGCGCACTGTGTTCGTCGAGCCACTCGGCGTGTTCTCGGTAGGCCGGATCGTGATCAGCGACGAGAGCCCAAAACGCATCCGTGTGGTTGGCCTCGCGAAGATGGGCCAGTTCGTGGATGCAGACGTAGTCGATGATCGCCGGCGGTGCCATCAGCAATCGCCAGTTCAGCCCGAGCGTGCCGGTCGTCGAACAGCTCCCCCAGCGGGTTCGCTGGTTTCTGATTTCCAGCCTGTCGTACGCAACCCCCATCTCGTTCGCGAAGTGATCGAGCCGGTCGGAGAGGTACGCACGGGCCTGCCGTCGGTAGAAGTTCCGCAGCGCCCGCTCGACTGACGACTGGTCGACCGCACTCCGTCGGAGGCGAATCGTCCCGTCTTCGACGGCAGATTTCTGCCGTGGCTCAACGAGCAGTTCGTGCTCGTCGCCCAGATAAGGAAACAGCTCGCCGGCCTCGAAGGTCCGATCTGGAACGTCGTCTCGATAGCGGTCGAATTTCGCCTTCTTATCGAGGACCCACGTCGCGTTTTCGGAGAGGATCGCCTCAGGGTCGTCGTCACCATCTGCAGGAAGGACCACCGTGATGCCATCGATTCCCGCGTCGATTCGAGACTGCGAGGCGTCGGCACTCGTCGTGACGTCGTAGACCACCTCCTCACCGGCCAGCGTCGTCGTTCGCTCACTCGTCCGCGACATAGTTCTGAATCAGGTAGGTGTGAACGGCGTCGATGAACGCGTCGGTGACCAGGTCGCCACGCTGGTGGGTTTTGACCAGGACGTCGAGCAGGACCAGTTCGATCTGCTGGACGGTTTTCGGGTTCGTCTCCCATCCCTGGTAACTCGTGTCGATGCGGTCGTCGAACTCGGAAACGATGTCCCCTGCGAGTGTGGCTGCGGTGTCCTCGGAGAGTTCGGTGTCTCGCTCCTCCGTGAGGTCGGTGAAGATGGCGAATTCGGCGTCCGTCATCCCCCGTTCGTTCGCCTCCTCGTCGACTTCGAGGACCGCCGCCTCGACTTCCCGCAGGGCCTCGACGGTTTCGGGATCGGTCCGATCGCCGGCCCGCCACTCGTCGACGATGTCGGTCACGCGCTCGCTCAGTCGTTCGTAACGCGGATTCTGCCCCATCCGGGGCTGGGTACTCTCCTTGATCGCGTGAGCGATGGTCGTCGCCTTCGCCGCGTCGCTGCTGAGGTGATCGAGATCGTCCAGGTACTCGGCGCCGAGTTCGTAGACCGGGTACTCCCGTTTGATCTCGCCGATGTTGACGTGCTCCTCGATGATCTCACGGGTCTTCTCCCGCATCTCGTCTTCGGGACGCTTCGAACGGTTGGCCGTCCGCTGGAACGCCGTGTGGATCCGGCCGAGCCAGCCGTAGTCCTCGACGATCCCCTCCTCGACGAGTCGACGGTCGGGCGAGACGGACTCGTAGAGGTCCTGGAGTCGGCGAAAATTTCGTTTGAACTCGCCTTTTTCGGGCTGGGAACTCACCCGGTCGAGACAGGCGTCGACCGTCTCCTGGCTGTCCTCGCGGGGGATCCCCTCGAAGATGTCGAGCACTGCGTCGAGTTGGTTCTCGAGTTTCTCGAACAGCTTCTCCCTGTCCTGGGCGGCGTACTGCCTGGTCGTGTCGTCGTAATCGAGCGCGTCGTCGATGTTCTCGAAAACGCCCTGAAAGTCGACGATCTCGCCGTTTTCCTTGCCGTCGGCGGGTCTGTTCGTCCGCGCGATGGCCTGCATGAGGGTGTGATCTCGCAGTTCCCGATCCAGGTACATCGTCTTCAGGACGGGTGCGTCGAAGCCCGTCAGGAGCATATTGTGCACCACGAGCAGTTTGGGCTCGTCTTTCTTTTTGAACCCCCGGACGATCTCGTCGCGCTCGCCGGAGTCGGTGTGGAACTGCTGGAGCAGGTCGGGATCGTCGTTGGTCGCGGTGAAGAGCACCTCGACGGCGTCCTCGCCGCGTCGGTCGATCAGGCGTTCCCCGTACATGGCTGCCGACTCCCGACTCGGAGTGACGACCATTCCCTTCCAGCCGTTCTTCGCGACGCCGTCGAAGTGGTCGTCGATCTCGTCGACGACGCGCTCGACGCGCGGTTCGATCTCGGCGAGCATGCGGCTGGTGACGTGGTCGCGGATGACGGCCAGTTTCTCGTCTGTGGGGAGGGTAGCGAACGCTTCGTCGAACTCCTCGTCTAGTCCCGTCTCGTCCACGTCCCACTCCATCTCGTGACGGAGGCGGAAGAAGACGGGGAGGATCAGCTCGTCGTCGATGCCGTCCTTGATCGAATACCGGTGAAGGTACTCCTCGCCCTCGGGGGAGAACTCGTCGAACGTGTTTCGATCCTTGTCCCGGTCGCCTTCGCGGACTGGCGTGCCGGTGAACCCGAACTGGTAGGCGTCAGGCAGGGCGGCGTCGAGTCGGCTCTTGAGATCGGCCTCCATGAAGCGATGGGCCTCGTCCGACAGCACGACGGCCTCGTCGGTCGCCCCCACGCCGGGGTCGACGTCCTGAAACTTCTGGATGGTCGTGACGACGAGTTCGCTCCGCCCTGCGGCGATGGTGGCTTCCAACCCCTCGATGCTCTCGGCTTCGGTCCAGCGCTCGAAGGAGAGGTTGGCGAGCTGGTCGCGCATCTGGCTGTTGAGTTTGTCCGTGTCGACGACGATGAAGAGTTGCGGGGCGTCGAGGATGTCGCGTTCGAGGAGGTTCTTCGCCGCGAACAGCATCGTGAACGACTTGCCCGAGCCCTGGGTGTGCCAGATCAACCCCTTGCGGTGCTCACCCCGGTCGACCCGCTCGAGAATCTCCCTGACCGCGTAGTACTGCATGTGTCGCGGGACGATCTTCGCGTCCTGGTCGGCCTGGCGCTCGTAGAAGACGAAGTGCTTCAGGATGTCGAGCAGCGTCGTCGGGTTCAACAGCGCGTGCACGGCCTGCTCGACATCGTTCTCCGATTCGTAGGCGTCGGGAGCGGTCGTCCAGCCCTGGTAGAACTCGCGGGCGGCGCCGACGGCGCCGTACTGGAGGGTCCGCTGGTCGGCGGCGACGTTGAACAGCGTCGGGACGAACGCCCGCGGGACCGTCTCCTCGTACTCCTGGAGGTCCGAAATCGCGTCGTAGACGTCGGCGTCCTGCGTGACGGATTTGAGTTCCAGCTGGACGATCGGGATGCCGTTGACGAGCAGGGTCACGTCGGGTCGGATCGACCCTCGCCGGGTGATGGCGAATTCGTCGACGGCGTGCAATCGATTTTTCTCGGGTTCGTCGAAGTCGATCAGGTCGGCATAGATGGTCTTCGTGCCGTTGTGTTGCTGATCGACGGTGTGTTTCTTCCCCTTCGTCAGGAGTTCGTGGAACGCCTGGTTGCCGTCGAAGAGGTTGTCGTGATCGAGGTCGCGCCGGAACGAGTTCAGGAAGCGGTCGACGTTGTCCGCCGTCAGTTCGTCGTTGAGGTCGACGACGGCCTCGGCGAGCAAGTCCCAGTAGATGACCTCAGAGCGCGTCCGCCCGTAGCGCTCGTCGAGGACCGTCGCCCCGTGGCCCTCGCCGAGTCCGTACGTTTCCCACCCGAGGCCGTCGAGCCACTGGAGGACCGACCGCTGGAGCCCGCCCTCGGTGGGAACCGATTTTGTCATTTAATGTCCCTTTTGATGCGAGCCCGAAGTTTCTATCGGTAGTCGTGATCAACGTCGAGGATTCTTTGATGGGGGCGGCTCGGGGCAATTTGGGTTAGACGGACCGACGAACCAACCTGTCTAATAAATATTACGCACGCTGCTGGCGCTAAGCCAAAAATTCGACCCCACAATTTGGGTTAGCGGAATTTCCGCTCAGCTAAGCCAAACGTGGAGTACCAGTTCTAGCGAGGATTCCGTTTCGTCTAGATTTTGGCTGAACGACCAATTTGTTACCGGATTCGAGATAATCAGCGGAGAAGTTTTCTCAGCTCAGTCGGTCTCGGCCGGCGCGTCCTGCCTGATCGTGTAGAGGCGCCACCGGCCAGCGTCGTCGGGCTGACACTCGATCTCGATCGTCAGATCGTGGGTGTTCGAGGCTTCGACGAACTCGAGAACGACGCACTCGTCTTCGTCGACGATTCGCTCGATCGAGCTCGCGAGTTCGACGTTGGATAGATCCATCGCCATGACGTCCCGTTTCGAGAGGACCTCGACGTCGGCGTCGGGATGATACAGGGCGCTCAG containing:
- the rpl4p gene encoding 50S ribosomal protein L4; the protein is MQATVHDLDGAEADTVELPAIFETEYRPDLISRAVRVAQANRTQAYGADEFAGKRTSAESPGSGRGMAHVPQQGGRARRVPQAVGGRKAHPPKAEADRTESINTNERKLATRSAIAATADAERVAERGHEFDDDLELPLVVDDEFEDLEKTREVVSFLEGTGLDADIERADEGRSVRAGRGKTRGRKYKQPKSILFVTSSEAGPSRAARNLAGADVATAAEVNAEDLAPGTHPGRLTVWTEAALAEVSDR
- a CDS encoding 30S ribosomal protein S3, with the translated sequence MADEHQFIENGLRRSQIDEFFADELGRAGYGGMDVAQTPMGTQIVLKAEKPGMVIGKGGENIRKVTTALEERFNLEDPQIDVQEVDEPDLNARIVADRLANALERGWYFRKAGHTTIDRIMDAGALGAEIVLSGKVTGARSRVEKFNRGYIKHNGEPADEVVDHGQGVAVMKLGTIGVDVKIIPPGAELPDDFHVEEGLDPEAVVPDAVEANEGVEELLEGTPAEDEAEADADEESAEDAEAEPELDEEVVEEAIEEEVVEESVEAETEADADDAEAAADEVTEDLDEEIEAEAEELVAEMEGDEDDVDEGGDA
- a CDS encoding zinc-ribbon domain-containing protein; amino-acid sequence: MAKKSPNANCYQCGKALEETAQFCPNCGADQTVSRTDQANTERKSGSNEGEAEIRNDGSSSSKEKKITIGRILAWIIAPLVILVGLAMIQTDPVAGAIVVAVGIFALPTTRGRIREDYDLTFSRWVVLGVVVIGLAIAGGLVGQDGVEPESNVDDAGPSAAEAEPATDDTVTDAEEGVEGNQIRVRYDGEWSGAIGEEGATRSVDGNGDDTLDVADDAMIISATIQKEDDSNTELTVQILEDGEVVAEQSTTSEFGVVSVTHGP
- the rpmC gene encoding 50S ribosomal protein L29, with product MAIVHVEELRDMTPAEREAELEELETELLNQKSVLAAGGAPEDPGRINELGKTIARIKTIQREEGDFDEE
- a CDS encoding putative RNA uridine N3 methyltransferase, translating into MTVSVLVPSSIAREAEDKREATRKLGYVARAATIFRADRLIVFPDGDGETGRFDGGFVETVLRYAATPPYLKTEAWGKRDELEYVGVLPPLRASSRTGSESNGSGSLRRGIVTEVGPEGRVRVNCGLQHPISLNVPPKMVVDEGERVTVRISSRRPVRAKLVDEPLAGLSIERTDLSAALGREDAGVRIASSRYGEELTTGRLETLAGRVERDGMTVAFGAPERGLPDILGIEESRAGASSSGDGGTADGVEPSGDPGFDLWLNTVPNQGSEVVRTEEAMFATLACLSLRA
- a CDS encoding 50S ribosomal protein L2, with protein sequence MGRRIQGQRRGRGTSTFRAPSHRYKADLEHKKPEETDLVSGTVVDIEHDPARSAPVAAVEFDDGDQRLVLAPEGITVGEELQIGISAEIKPGNTLPLSEIPEGVQICNVEAKPGDGGKFARASGVNADLITHDRNAAVVQLPSGETKRLDPNCRATIGVVAGGGRTDKPMVKAGNKYHKMRARGTKWPRVRGVAMNAVDHPFGGGGRQHPGRPKSVSRDAPPGRKVGDISSRRTGRGGNK
- a CDS encoding 50S ribosomal protein L22 encodes the protein MGINYSVDADPDSTAKAMLRERHMSHKHSKEIAREIKGMTVGDAQEYLAAVIEGERSIPFKSHNTGAGHRSDIDGWDAGKYPEKASNAFLDLLENVTANAAHQGFDGETMEIAHVAAHKVGESMGRKPRAMGRATAWNTPEVDVEIVVAETEDMEGDA
- a CDS encoding 30S ribosomal protein S19; amino-acid sequence: MTQEYRTGREGEFTYRGHTLDELQEMELDEVAELLPARKRRSIRRGLSTEQEKLLEKARNRTEEETANDPIRTHLRNMPVLPEFVDLTFAVYDGQEFGRVRVEPEMIGHYLGEFQLTRTSVEHGQAGIGATRSSKFVPLK
- a CDS encoding M48 family metallopeptidase, which produces MSRTSERTTTLAGEEVVYDVTTSADASQSRIDAGIDGITVVLPADGDDDPEAILSENATWVLDKKAKFDRYRDDVPDRTFEAGELFPYLGDEHELLVEPRQKSAVEDGTIRLRRSAVDQSSVERALRNFYRRQARAYLSDRLDHFANEMGVAYDRLEIRNQRTRWGSCSTTGTLGLNWRLLMAPPAIIDYVCIHELAHLREANHTDAFWALVADHDPAYREHAEWLDEHSARLIFSPDDL
- a CDS encoding 50S ribosomal protein L23; the encoded protein is MSSIIDYPLVTEKAMNDMDFENKLQFVVDVDAAKPEIREVVQSRFDVTVTDVNTQIQMDGKKKAIVTLSEDDDAQEVASRIGVF
- a CDS encoding 50S ribosomal protein L3: MPQANRPRKGSLGFGPRKRATSEVPRFRSWPDDDGQPTLQGFAGYKAGMTHVVTVDDAANSPTEGMETTVPVTIVETPPMAIAALRAYEESPYGQQPVAEVWADELDDELERTLDLPGDDYDRDAAADEFTAALEAGRVDDVRAITYTTPDEIQSVPKTKPDVMETRIGGGSVDDRVEFGLDLLEADGGEHVMNDVFRAGEYVDASGVTKGKGTQGPVKRWGVQKRKGKHARQGWRRRIGNLGPWNPSRVRSTVPQQGQTGYHQRTELNKRLLAIGDGADATVDGGFVNYGEVDGPHALIKGSLPGPSQRLIRFRPAIRPGDQPRLDPEVRFVSTASNQG